Below is a genomic region from Paenibacillus pabuli.
AGCCGGAGGCTTCTACATCTGGCTCAGGTTCACTGCCGCCACACTTTCGATTCGCCAGCTATTTCATGCCTGTCTCCAAGATGGTGTGCTCATTCATCCTGGATTTCTGTATGATCGCCTGGATGCGGACCACCTTCGTTTGTCCTATGCGTATGCTTCGCAAGGCGAGCTGGAGCGCGGGATGCAGCTACTGGCGCAAGCAGCCAGAAAGCTGTTGGGTTAACAACAAATAAACCGCCTTGTACTGGAAGGAGGACATCCTTCAGCTCAAAGCGGTTTTTCACCTGTTATCCCTTAACTGCACCTTCTGCAATACCCTCCATAATGAACTTTTGGAAGAAGGCATAGATCACAACAACCGGAATTGCAGTGAGCACCAGGGATGACAGAATCAGCGGCCATTCCTTGTTGTATTCGCCAAACAGCATATTGGTGGACAGAATCAGCGTGTAGCGATTCACATCAGTCAGCATAAGCAGCGGGAGCAAGAAGTCATTCCATATCCACAGGAAGTCCAGAATGGCGATCGTAACCGTAATCGGCAGCAGCAGCGGAAAAATAATCTGGAAAAAGGTCTGCACCTCATTGCATCCATCCATCTGTGCCGATTCTTCCAATTCACGCGGAATAGACTTCACAAACCCGTGATAGAGGAAGATCGCCATATTGACACCAAGCCCAATATAGATTAGTGCGAGTCCGTATGTGCTTCCCTGTACCGCCATACCTTTGGCAACCCGGGTGAGCGGAATCATGATGGAATGAAAAGGCACCAGCATTGAAGCCACAAACAGGAAGAAAATCAGGTTGCTCAGTCTGCCTGCAGTACGGGACAGCTTGTATCCGGCCAGCGAAGCGCAGAACACAATGCCGCCAATGCCCAGGAAGGATACAATCGCTGAATTCATCGAGCTGCCCAGCAGATTGATTTTGTTAAACGCATCGGAGTAATTCTCCCAATGAAGCGTCGTCGGCAGTGCGATAAACGACTGGAACATCTCCCCCTGTGTTTTGAACGAGTTTACGACAGCCATATAGATTGGCAGCATGGCCACGAGGGAACCCAGCACGAGCAGCAGTCGGATCAGGTAGCTGTTTAATCGTTGCATCCTCATGCTTCCACCTCTTTCTTCTTCATGACGGTGATCTGGATGAGTGTGAAGATGAGCACGATAATAAACAGTACAACCGATTTGGCACTGGCATAGCCGTATCTGAAGTTGTTGGAGAAGGCTTCTTCATAGATATTCATAGTGATGACTTGCGTGGCCCTGCCCGGACCGCCACCTGTCAGACCATACACCACTTCAAACACCTTGAATGCACCGTTCAGCGTCAGGAAGAAACAGATGGTAACAGCGTGGGTGATCATCGGCAGCACCACATTGCGAAGCACCTGAAAAGCGTTGGCTCCGTCAATAACAGCCGCTTCCTTAAGGCTCTTCGGCACGCCTTGCAGGGCAGCCAGATAGATAATCATCATGTACCCTATACCGTTCCAGAGTGATACAGTCAGGATCGAGTAAAATGAAAACTTCGGATCCCCTAGCCATTGCTGATCCAGAAACGTGAAGGCCAGTTTCTCGGCCAGCTGTGGCAGAACCTGAGAGAAAATGAACGTCCACATGAAGGCACTGATGATTGTACTGATCATGTTCGGCATGAAGAACAAGGTCCGGAAGAGCCCCTTGCTGCGCGTCCGTGTCTCAATGAACACGGCGAGCAGCAAGGCAATCCCATTTTGCAGAATCAGCATAAACACCACGTACTTAAGTGTGAACCACAGGGAATTCAGGAAGTCGGGATCCTCCTTGAACAATTCCACAAAATTTCCAAGGCCAATAAAGCTGTAATCCTGATTCAAGCCGTTCCAGTCCGTCAAGCTGTAGAACATGCCGCTAAACGTGGGGTACAGCAGGAAAATCGCATAGATGACAAAGGCAGGCGCAGTGAACGCGAGCAGTGACAGATACTTTTTGAATACATTCGTAGCCATAGGTTCTCCCCCTCTTCACTATAAGCAGACTCGCGTAAACGGGGGAACGAAGAACGTTCTGCCAGCCGTTTCATCTGCCTACTTGTTGACTTTGTTGTAGGATTTCCACGCCTTGTCGAGCGCATCGATAACCTGCTGTTGATCCAGTTGACCGGAATAGTAACCTTGCAGTGCTTTGCCTGATTCATCCTTAACAGCTTGAGGAATCGAAGGATCCTGATAGGCTTTGCCTTCATTGACATACTTCAATGCATCATCTACCCATGGGAAGCTTTTGAAGTCATGGATTTTCGCTACCGGATTGAATTTCAGGGCTTCGTAGAACGCACTTGAATCCTTATCATCGAGAATATAGTTTACAAAGTCGAGTGCAACTTCCTTGTTTTTGCTTGAAGAGGATACCGCCAGTGACGTGGAGGTGCTCAGGTTGATTTTCGTATCATCCGGGTTATCATTGATCGGTAGTGGAGCCACGCCAAAGTTAATATCCGGATTGGACTTCAGGATGGTCTCCGCGAACCACGGCCCCTGAATCCACATGGCTGCTTTGCTTGTTGCAAAAGCTGCTGATCCATCGTCTCCGCCTACTTCCAGTGCTTTATCCGTACCATTAGCATTCACGAGATCGAAGACATCGAACAATGCTTTCATATCCGCAAATGATCCCTGATCCTGATTCATCTTGTCCATGAAGTCCTTGTGCTCCGATTGTGTCAATGCACCCACAGTAAGCGGCAGGAAGAGCTGCGGGATCCACGCCTCCTTGTAGGACAGTTCAAATGGTGTAATTCCCGCCGATTTGAGTTTTTCCACGACCGCTTTCATTTCCGTTAATGTCGTTGGTACCTCCAGTCCCTGCTCCTCGAAAATATCCTTGTTATAGAGGTACCCCCATGACAACGTTTCCATAGGGACGGCCACGACTTTGCCTTCCGCATCCATAACGGATGGTTTAACGGAATCGAGTAATTTGTCTACAAAAGGCTGATCAGACAGATCCTCCAGATAGCCCGCTTTGCTGAATGGCGGAATTTCGTTCACGGCGTGAAGCGCGAACACATCCGGAGCATCATTGGAGGCCAGCCGTGTCTTCAGAATCTGCGGTGCATTATCTGCTGGCGGCATCTCCAGTTGTACGTTAACCTCGATGTTTTTCTCGGCTTTCTCCTTGGCTTTGAACTGTTCTATATATTTATCGTAATGTTCTTTCAGCCGCGGCTGTGCTATGAAAACCTTGAGTGACACGGTGCTGCCTGATGCAGACCCTTCTGCCGAACCATCCGTACCTGCATTAGAACCGCAGCCTGCGAGCAACACACTCACCAGTACCGCACTTGCTACGCTTTTCCATACTTTCATCTCTTATGACCTCCCGGTGTGGCTGGTTTGTCTTTCATAGGCCCATTATATCTCACGAAATGAAAGCGCTTCATTGGATAAAATTAGACTCGTTTATTGGATTATTTTAAACCTTAATCCAACCTTGGATTCTGCAGACCAGCCTCTCCTTTCCTCATCTCCCCAGGCGAAATTCCGAAGTGCTTCTTGAATACCCGGTAAAAATAAGATACATCCTCATAGCCTGCCATCTCTGCAATATGCTTGAATGGAATCTGTTCGTCCAGCACCCATTCCCTCGCTCTGGTCATGCGCAGCTGCACAACATAGTCCGTCACGGTCAAGCCGTATTCTTTCTTGAACATCTTGCTCAAATACTCCTTGCTGACAAAAAAGATCTGAGCCAGCTGCTCCAGCGTAATCAGCTCCATGCAATGATGCTCAATATGATGCTTCACCTCATCCAGATTCAGCTTGTTTTTGAACTTGCGCTGGGCAATCAATTGCTCCAAAGCCTGGTAATACGGCGCAGATACCCAGTCCACAGCCGAAGATATGGATGTCAGTGAGACAGAAGGCGGCAGCACGGCCGCAGAAGGCTGATCACACAGCCCATTGGAAACACACAGCTCACCCATTAGTGTCTGCAATTCATATGCTATCCGTCCAAGCTGCTGGGGCCTGTGAATTAGGTTGATCTCCAACCTGTGCTCCAACTGCTGGAACAATTCACGCAGCCCTTGTACATTGAGATCATTGAAACGCAAGCGTACCTGCTGCTGGAACAGTGCAAACTCTCCGGAAAAGGCGGCGGGGTAGGGTTCCCAGAACTCCGGCCCCGATTCAGCCTTCTCCAATTCCCTTTTGCATTTGGCGAGAACCGCATTCAATTCATCCGGATTCACTGGCTTCAGCAGATAATCCGTGGCACGATGGCGAATCGCATGTTTGGCATAATTGAAATCATCATATCCACTGACCACAACCACCTTGATGTGCGGAAACTGCCCGCTTAATGTCTGCAGCAACTCCACACCGTCTATACCCGGCATACGCATGTCCGTAACGATAATATGAGGCTGATGCTGTTCAATCAAGCGAATGGCCTCTTCGCCATCCTCCGCCTCTCCTGCTACAGTCATGCCGAGCGTCTCCCATTCGCCGAGACTGCGCAGTATATCCCGATTCCACGGCTCATCGTCCACCAATAACACTCTGTAATGCTCCTTGTTCACCAAGCTTCGCCTCCTGTGTCGCAGGGAATGACAACCGTAACCCTTGTTCCCTGGCCTTCTCCACTCTCCATCTTCATGCCGTATGCAGGCCCAAAGTGCATCACGATTCGCGATGCTGCATTGATCAGTCCGATGCTGGTGCCTGAGTTCCATACCCTGTCTCCTTGCCTTGACAGCCGGGACAACCTGGATTGAATCTCTGCCAGCGTGCCGGCATCCATGCCAACTCCGTTGTCACGAATGCAAATGATGACTTGCTCGTCCTCGCGGGTAACTTCGATTTCAAGCCTCCACTCACCCTGCTTCTTCTCCAGCCCATGGACAAATGCATTCTCCACGATCGGTTGCAACGATAACTTGGGAATGTAACAATTCCCCAGGCCTTCTTCGATGTCCAACGTATATTCTAACCTGCTGGCAAAACGCTGCTTCTGGATCAACATGTAATGCTCGAGCTGATCGAGTTCGGCCTGCAGCGGTACCAGACCATCGGGTGCACGCACAATGTAGCGGAACATTTCGCTGAGGGCACGAATAACCCGATAACTGTCCGCGGGTTTTTGGGAGTACACCATGCCACCAATCATCTGCAGCGTATTTTGCAGAAAATGCGGGTGAATCTGTGATTGCAGAGCCTTGAGCTCTGCTGTCCGTTTTTCTAGATTCATATGGTAATTTTCACGGATATGCTCTCTGATCCGGCTTGCCATCCCGTGCAGATTTTTCTCAAGCAAGCCAATCTCATCGACCCGTCCGCTGCGCACCACTTCCTTATCCTTGATCAGCTGGATGCCCTTCATGGAATTGGCCAGTCTCACGATGGGCTTCGACGTTCGCCATGCAAGGAATGCTGCCAATCCTATGGAAATCAGCGTAGCCAACCCGCCAACCACAAGTCCATACTTCATTGTTGCCAGCGCACTTTCATTAATGACATGGTCAGGGACAACTTTGATTAGACGCAACCCGGACGGATCTATCGAATGGTAGAATACATATTCCTTCGCAGTCCGAATGAAACCGGAGTTATTATTCGTCTGTGCAAGCTTCACCAACGCTTCTGCCGATGGTTGTATCTCCTTGTTCGGCTGATAGACAGGATGGCCCGTTCCATCAGCAATGTAAGCCGAGTACTCGCCCCGGCTGTCCAGCAGCTCCAGCGTCTGATCGAATTCGGCCCACTTGATCTCCAGACTGATCGCCCCAATCTGCGCCTGATCTTCAAAGCGATTCATACTGCGGGTCATATGGAATTTCTCCGAATCGTTAGGATCATTGATAATGGTGAAGTCCTTATGCTGTTCGAAAAGTTCATGATAGCCAGCCGGAACATCGTTGACAGTTCGGATCCGGCTTTCCATCGAATTGAATGTGAACAGCGTGTCCAATTCCTTCAGGTAAAGCTCGACACCAAATACGTAATTGCCAGCTGAATAATATACGCTGTTCAGCATGTTGAATACGGCCTTCTGTTCATCAAACCGGCTGGCAGCCGGTGCTTCCATGTTCAGCGCCAAATACTGATGAAGCTCATCGCTGATCTGAATGGAATAGATAATATTGTTCATACGGGCAAACTGTTCTCCCAAATACACCGAGGCCCAGT
It encodes:
- a CDS encoding carbohydrate ABC transporter permease — encoded protein: MRMQRLNSYLIRLLLVLGSLVAMLPIYMAVVNSFKTQGEMFQSFIALPTTLHWENYSDAFNKINLLGSSMNSAIVSFLGIGGIVFCASLAGYKLSRTAGRLSNLIFFLFVASMLVPFHSIMIPLTRVAKGMAVQGSTYGLALIYIGLGVNMAIFLYHGFVKSIPRELEESAQMDGCNEVQTFFQIIFPLLLPITVTIAILDFLWIWNDFLLPLLMLTDVNRYTLILSTNMLFGEYNKEWPLILSSLVLTAIPVVVIYAFFQKFIMEGIAEGAVKG
- a CDS encoding carbohydrate ABC transporter permease — encoded protein: MATNVFKKYLSLLAFTAPAFVIYAIFLLYPTFSGMFYSLTDWNGLNQDYSFIGLGNFVELFKEDPDFLNSLWFTLKYVVFMLILQNGIALLLAVFIETRTRSKGLFRTLFFMPNMISTIISAFMWTFIFSQVLPQLAEKLAFTFLDQQWLGDPKFSFYSILTVSLWNGIGYMMIIYLAALQGVPKSLKEAAVIDGANAFQVLRNVVLPMITHAVTICFFLTLNGAFKVFEVVYGLTGGGPGRATQVITMNIYEEAFSNNFRYGYASAKSVVLFIIVLIFTLIQITVMKKKEVEA
- a CDS encoding ABC transporter substrate-binding protein, giving the protein MKVWKSVASAVLVSVLLAGCGSNAGTDGSAEGSASGSTVSLKVFIAQPRLKEHYDKYIEQFKAKEKAEKNIEVNVQLEMPPADNAPQILKTRLASNDAPDVFALHAVNEIPPFSKAGYLEDLSDQPFVDKLLDSVKPSVMDAEGKVVAVPMETLSWGYLYNKDIFEEQGLEVPTTLTEMKAVVEKLKSAGITPFELSYKEAWIPQLFLPLTVGALTQSEHKDFMDKMNQDQGSFADMKALFDVFDLVNANGTDKALEVGGDDGSAAFATSKAAMWIQGPWFAETILKSNPDINFGVAPLPINDNPDDTKINLSTSTSLAVSSSSKNKEVALDFVNYILDDKDSSAFYEALKFNPVAKIHDFKSFPWVDDALKYVNEGKAYQDPSIPQAVKDESGKALQGYYSGQLDQQQVIDALDKAWKSYNKVNK
- a CDS encoding response regulator, which translates into the protein MNKEHYRVLLVDDEPWNRDILRSLGEWETLGMTVAGEAEDGEEAIRLIEQHQPHIIVTDMRMPGIDGVELLQTLSGQFPHIKVVVVSGYDDFNYAKHAIRHRATDYLLKPVNPDELNAVLAKCKRELEKAESGPEFWEPYPAAFSGEFALFQQQVRLRFNDLNVQGLRELFQQLEHRLEINLIHRPQQLGRIAYELQTLMGELCVSNGLCDQPSAAVLPPSVSLTSISSAVDWVSAPYYQALEQLIAQRKFKNKLNLDEVKHHIEHHCMELITLEQLAQIFFVSKEYLSKMFKKEYGLTVTDYVVQLRMTRAREWVLDEQIPFKHIAEMAGYEDVSYFYRVFKKHFGISPGEMRKGEAGLQNPRLD
- a CDS encoding sensor histidine kinase: MFTDFYRKLTDPFKRSIRNKLILTMTLLAVLPVIAMTAMAAENARSSMEEEIMQTNRANMNWASVYLGEQFARMNNIIYSIQISDELHQYLALNMEAPAASRFDEQKAVFNMLNSVYYSAGNYVFGVELYLKELDTLFTFNSMESRIRTVNDVPAGYHELFEQHKDFTIINDPNDSEKFHMTRSMNRFEDQAQIGAISLEIKWAEFDQTLELLDSRGEYSAYIADGTGHPVYQPNKEIQPSAEALVKLAQTNNNSGFIRTAKEYVFYHSIDPSGLRLIKVVPDHVINESALATMKYGLVVGGLATLISIGLAAFLAWRTSKPIVRLANSMKGIQLIKDKEVVRSGRVDEIGLLEKNLHGMASRIREHIRENYHMNLEKRTAELKALQSQIHPHFLQNTLQMIGGMVYSQKPADSYRVIRALSEMFRYIVRAPDGLVPLQAELDQLEHYMLIQKQRFASRLEYTLDIEEGLGNCYIPKLSLQPIVENAFVHGLEKKQGEWRLEIEVTREDEQVIICIRDNGVGMDAGTLAEIQSRLSRLSRQGDRVWNSGTSIGLINAASRIVMHFGPAYGMKMESGEGQGTRVTVVIPCDTGGEAW